A genomic region of Rhizobium sp. NXC24 contains the following coding sequences:
- a CDS encoding CpaE family protein, translating into MSAINYDIRKPEMEDDDAPRTGDLENMRPLPRISVHAFCESEQLQQVMDRCANDRRMSKVSLRITSGSTAAAANMFASTPTPNLIILETRANPGNLLAELAPLAAVCDPSTKVVIVGHHNDIGLYRELIRNGISEYMVQPVAMADVMAAMTAIFVDPDAEPLGRSVAFIGAKGGVGASTIAHNCAFGISNLFSTETILADLDLPYGTANIDFDQDPAQGIAEAVYAPERLDEVFLDRLLTKCSQHLSLLAAPSMLDRAYDFDGQAFQPVLDVLQRSAPVSVLDVPHLWTEWTRSVLSAVDEVVICAAPDLANLRNAKNMLDALRKLRPNDKAPHLILNQVGMPKRPEIGPSEFCEPLETDPIAIIPFDINLFGNAANSGRMISETDPKSPVAETFSQISHIVTGRVALKKAKKGGLLGLLKRK; encoded by the coding sequence ATGAGCGCTATCAATTACGATATCAGAAAGCCCGAGATGGAGGACGATGATGCGCCCCGCACGGGCGATCTCGAGAACATGCGACCGCTGCCGCGCATCTCGGTACACGCCTTCTGCGAAAGCGAGCAGTTGCAGCAGGTGATGGACCGATGCGCCAATGATCGGCGCATGTCCAAGGTCAGCCTCAGAATCACCAGCGGCAGCACCGCGGCGGCGGCGAACATGTTCGCCTCGACGCCGACGCCCAATCTGATCATCCTGGAAACCCGGGCCAATCCGGGCAATCTCCTGGCGGAGCTTGCGCCGCTCGCTGCCGTCTGCGATCCCAGCACCAAGGTGGTGATCGTCGGTCATCACAATGATATCGGCCTCTATCGCGAACTCATCCGCAACGGTATTTCCGAATATATGGTTCAGCCGGTTGCCATGGCCGACGTCATGGCGGCGATGACGGCGATCTTCGTCGATCCCGATGCCGAGCCGCTTGGCCGCAGCGTCGCCTTTATCGGCGCCAAGGGTGGGGTAGGGGCATCCACCATCGCGCATAATTGCGCTTTCGGCATCTCCAACCTGTTCTCGACCGAGACCATTCTCGCCGATCTCGATCTGCCCTACGGCACCGCCAATATCGATTTCGATCAGGACCCGGCCCAGGGCATCGCCGAGGCCGTCTATGCGCCGGAGCGTCTTGACGAGGTTTTCCTCGATCGCCTGCTGACCAAATGTTCGCAGCACCTGTCGCTGCTTGCTGCCCCCTCTATGCTCGATCGCGCCTATGATTTCGACGGCCAGGCCTTTCAGCCCGTGCTCGACGTCCTGCAGCGCAGCGCGCCGGTGAGCGTGCTCGACGTGCCGCATCTCTGGACGGAATGGACGCGCTCGGTGCTTTCGGCCGTCGACGAAGTCGTCATTTGCGCGGCGCCCGACCTTGCCAATCTGCGCAACGCCAAGAACATGTTGGATGCGCTGCGCAAGCTGCGCCCCAACGACAAGGCGCCACATCTCATCCTCAATCAGGTCGGTATGCCGAAGCGCCCGGAAATCGGTCCCTCGGAATTCTGCGAGCCGTTGGAGACCGACCCGATCGCCATCATTCCCTTCGATATCAACTTGTTTGGCAACGCCGCCAACAGCGGCCGCATGATTTCGGAGACCGACCCGAAATCACCGGTCGCCGAGACCTTCTCGCAGATATCGCACATCGTTACCGGGCGCGTTGCCCTGAAGAAGGCAAAGAAGGGCGGCCTGCTCGGCCTTCTGAAGCGGAAGTAA